The following are from one region of the Stanieria sp. NIES-3757 genome:
- a CDS encoding CO2 hydration protein, with the protein MVQTPLKSTAKLPPSTHQFADVIHRLEAGGSMLPDTPENLMQIIGIYKAYAVPMDFYWRDLLYIAERVFLEPLPFFKYFLPKEYLDLHNHYAGDDADLRIWRGEATAHPELLEFMEKGKTFKMPKLLHHLWHDRINMEFAEACMRAMLWHGRDMGWGKFDAYLDTEEYKANADRAIKAYFKKNPAMLGLYKLFPDMFLEQVRQLSYYSNLGLFWEVMAPVFFEMSDIYDEGGFKGVPDAMDFLVNGIFAIAGRPIYHHVYIRGECYEIIPKSKGFTWLYEAALPYVEAVFYRTAPFRGTKSYNAQAKQVPDDQKDFHYGILYADVFPVGTAGIPPTLLMDDMYHFLPDYLQKYYQEHCRGEEDILIQLGITFQRSMYNVTSAVIQALRQALLYPLDDPNPKHLMKNRQFFEAQMDRFLRPEARLKDIQSQDYR; encoded by the coding sequence ATGGTACAAACACCTCTCAAATCTACAGCTAAACTTCCACCTTCTACTCATCAATTTGCTGATGTTATTCATCGCCTCGAAGCAGGTGGATCTATGTTACCCGATACACCAGAAAACCTAATGCAGATTATCGGCATTTATAAAGCTTATGCAGTGCCGATGGATTTTTACTGGCGCGATTTATTATATATTGCCGAGCGAGTATTTTTAGAACCACTCCCCTTCTTTAAATATTTTCTTCCCAAAGAATATTTAGACTTGCATAATCATTATGCTGGTGATGATGCCGACTTGAGAATTTGGCGTGGAGAAGCAACCGCCCATCCAGAGTTACTAGAATTTATGGAGAAGGGTAAAACCTTCAAAATGCCCAAACTTCTTCATCATCTTTGGCACGATCGCATTAATATGGAATTTGCTGAAGCTTGTATGCGAGCGATGCTTTGGCATGGTAGAGATATGGGTTGGGGTAAGTTTGATGCTTATCTCGATACTGAAGAGTATAAAGCCAATGCAGACAGGGCAATTAAAGCTTACTTTAAAAAGAATCCTGCTATGTTGGGGTTATATAAACTCTTCCCCGATATGTTCCTCGAACAAGTTAGACAGCTATCTTATTATTCCAACCTTGGTTTATTCTGGGAAGTCATGGCACCAGTCTTCTTTGAAATGTCGGATATTTACGACGAAGGTGGTTTTAAAGGTGTCCCCGATGCTATGGATTTTCTAGTGAATGGGATTTTTGCGATCGCAGGTAGACCAATTTATCATCATGTTTATATTAGGGGAGAATGCTACGAAATTATTCCCAAATCAAAAGGTTTTACTTGGCTATACGAAGCTGCTTTACCCTATGTAGAAGCTGTCTTTTATCGCACTGCACCTTTCCGTGGTACAAAATCTTATAACGCCCAAGCTAAACAAGTTCCCGACGATCAAAAAGATTTTCACTACGGCATTTTATACGCGGATGTCTTTCCTGTGGGTACGGCTGGCATTCCCCCCACATTATTAATGGATGATATGTATCATTTTCTGCCCGATTATTTGCAGAAATACTATCAAGAACATTGTCGAGGTGAAGAAGATATTTTGATTCAATTAGGAATTACTTTCCAGCGATCGATGTATAACGTAACTTCGGCAGTAATTCAAGCTTTGCGTCAAGCTTTGTTGTATCCTTTAGACGATCCTAATCCCAAACATTTAATGAAAAACCGTCAATTTTTTGAAGCTCAAATGGATCGTTTCTTGCGTCCCGAAGCTCGTTTAAAAGATATTCAATCTCAAGATTATCGCTAA
- a CDS encoding CemA family protein, with protein MKLQNIVSSGRNWLSATPERALDQAYRAAVKIKAIEDDHFNGQPVLAQTMGYSDSVYKVFRADVDNYLKTIKFRLTEFKISRSFLIFSDTQPNNNQVAITYSNGLPPKPNLTIVEKLNFIDRVVNRYQNPEIIAINSDSKITIDSSVAKNQITLPKNNKNSTNHKSKDPNLETISDKTGVLPRSFMRTINRIKQEIDPQSETTEEEVLKKFRRSRNKTAISIRFLLILIIVPLMTHQIAKTFVVTPIVEKYFAEREEIVFINKDLEEEAFVELRHFEENLHFQNLLGLAPRISEEEVEVRLQEKAGEIAEEYRHHGVNAVSNVFSDIFSLIAFAGIIFVCKKEIVIVKSFLDEIVYGLSDSAKAFLIILLTDMFVGYHSPHGWEVILEGISHHLGLPENRDFNFLFIATFPVILDTVLKYWIFRYLNRISPSSVATYKNMNE; from the coding sequence ATGAAATTACAAAACATTGTTAGTAGCGGAAGGAACTGGTTGTCTGCTACTCCAGAAAGAGCTTTAGATCAAGCTTATCGTGCTGCTGTAAAAATTAAAGCGATCGAAGATGATCATTTTAACGGTCAGCCAGTCTTAGCTCAAACTATGGGTTATTCTGATAGTGTTTACAAAGTTTTTCGTGCTGATGTTGATAATTATCTTAAGACAATTAAGTTTAGATTAACAGAATTTAAGATTAGTCGCTCTTTTTTGATTTTTTCCGATACTCAACCTAATAATAATCAAGTAGCAATTACTTATAGTAATGGATTGCCACCCAAACCTAATTTAACGATTGTCGAAAAGCTTAATTTTATTGATCGAGTTGTTAATCGTTATCAAAATCCAGAAATTATAGCTATTAATTCAGATTCAAAAATAACAATTGATTCTTCTGTTGCTAAAAATCAAATTACTTTACCCAAAAATAATAAAAATTCAACCAATCATAAAAGTAAAGACCCTAACTTAGAAACTATTTCTGACAAAACAGGGGTTTTACCACGCTCTTTTATGAGAACAATTAATCGAATTAAACAGGAAATAGACCCTCAATCAGAAACTACCGAAGAAGAAGTTTTAAAGAAATTTCGTCGCTCTCGGAATAAAACAGCTATTTCTATTAGATTTTTGCTAATTTTGATTATTGTTCCGTTAATGACTCACCAAATTGCCAAAACTTTTGTGGTAACTCCTATTGTAGAAAAATATTTTGCCGAGCGAGAAGAAATAGTTTTTATTAATAAGGATTTAGAAGAAGAAGCTTTTGTGGAGTTACGTCACTTTGAAGAAAATCTCCATTTTCAAAATTTACTCGGTTTAGCTCCTCGTATTTCTGAGGAAGAAGTAGAAGTTCGATTACAGGAGAAAGCTGGCGAAATTGCCGAAGAATATCGCCATCATGGTGTAAATGCGGTTAGTAATGTCTTTTCTGATATTTTTTCTCTAATTGCTTTTGCTGGTATTATTTTTGTTTGTAAAAAAGAAATTGTTATAGTTAAATCTTTTCTAGATGAAATTGTCTATGGGTTAAGCGATTCTGCCAAAGCTTTTTTGATTATTTTGTTGACAGATATGTTTGTTGGTTACCACTCTCCTCACGGGTGGGAAGTTATTTTAGAAGGAATTTCTCATCATCTAGGTTTGCCAGAAAATCGAGATTTTAATTTCTTATTTATTGCTACTTTTCCTGTTATTTTGGATACCGTCTTAAAATATTGGATTTTCCGTTATCTGAATCGTATTTCACCTTCTTCTGTGGCTACTTATAAAAATATGAATGAGTAG
- the rpl35 gene encoding 50S ribosomal protein L35: protein MPKLKTRKAAAKRFRPTGSGKKIFRRKAFKNHLLQPKSKERIRRRLSNISLVDEADEKNVRLMMPYM from the coding sequence ATGCCTAAGCTAAAAACTCGCAAGGCTGCTGCCAAGCGTTTTCGTCCTACTGGTAGCGGTAAAAAAATTTTTAGACGGAAAGCCTTTAAAAATCACTTGTTACAACCTAAAAGCAAAGAACGTATTCGTCGCCGTCTCTCTAACATTTCTTTAGTTGATGAGGCTGATGAAAAAAATGTACGTTTGATGATGCCTTATATGTAA
- the rpsU_1 gene encoding 30S ribosomal protein S21 — MAQVTIGENEGIESALRRFKRQVSKAGIFPDLKKHRHFETPIEKRKRKAIARRKQRRRFSRYGKKQES, encoded by the coding sequence ATGGCTCAAGTAACTATCGGCGAAAATGAAGGGATTGAGTCAGCCCTACGCCGATTTAAAAGACAAGTATCCAAAGCAGGCATTTTTCCCGATTTAAAAAAACATCGTCATTTTGAAACCCCGATTGAAAAACGCAAACGTAAAGCGATCGCAAGACGCAAACAACGTCGTCGCTTTTCTCGTTATGGCAAGAAGCAAGAATCTTAA
- a CDS encoding extracellular solute-binding protein family 3 yields MKGRPCFALTLVISLVAVTLIKASLTVAADLEEIKSRGQLIVAVKDNLRPLGFIDQKGNLVGLEIDLAHRLAQEILGDANAVKLQPVTNQDRLKVILDDRVDLVIARVSDTTARRRIVDLSPYYYLDGTGLISKKGSFNNQKELQQAKIALLKNSATIAVIKSKLPNARLIGVDSYQEGLELLETNQADAFAADLSVLTGWSQEYPQYKLLSVRLSGEPLCIVMPKGLQYQELRQKVRDAIALWQESGWLHERIKYWGLPENN; encoded by the coding sequence ATGAAAGGACGACCTTGTTTTGCCTTGACTTTAGTTATCAGTCTGGTAGCTGTGACTTTAATAAAAGCTTCCTTAACGGTAGCAGCAGATTTAGAAGAAATTAAAAGTCGTGGTCAATTAATCGTAGCAGTTAAAGATAATCTTCGTCCTCTTGGTTTTATCGATCAAAAAGGCAATTTGGTTGGGTTAGAAATAGACTTGGCGCATCGTCTAGCCCAAGAAATTCTCGGTGATGCTAATGCAGTAAAGCTGCAACCCGTTACCAATCAAGACCGACTCAAAGTAATTTTAGATGATCGAGTTGATTTAGTGATTGCTAGAGTTTCTGATACTACTGCCCGTAGACGGATAGTCGATTTAAGTCCTTATTACTATTTAGATGGGACTGGTTTGATTAGCAAAAAGGGATCGTTCAACAACCAAAAAGAGCTTCAGCAAGCCAAAATTGCTTTATTAAAAAATTCAGCTACGATCGCAGTCATTAAAAGTAAATTGCCCAATGCTCGATTAATTGGGGTTGATTCTTATCAAGAAGGCTTGGAATTACTAGAAACGAACCAAGCTGATGCTTTTGCTGCTGATTTAAGTGTTTTAACAGGATGGAGTCAGGAATATCCTCAATATAAATTATTATCTGTCCGACTTTCTGGAGAACCTCTATGTATAGTGATGCCTAAAGGCTTACAATATCAAGAGTTGAGGCAAAAAGTTCGAGATGCGATCGCTCTTTGGCAAGAGTCAGGATGGTTGCACGAAAGAATTAAATATTGGGGCTTGCCTGAAAATAACTAA
- a CDS encoding ribosomal protein L20, whose protein sequence is MTRVKRGNVARKRRKKILKLAKGFRGSHSRLFRTANQQVMKALRNAYRDRRKRKRDFRRLWITRINAAARQHGISYSQLTGNLKKANVGLNRKMLAQLAMVDPQAFSKVVDVAKQA, encoded by the coding sequence ATGACCAGAGTTAAAAGGGGTAATGTTGCCCGCAAACGTCGCAAAAAAATTCTTAAACTAGCTAAAGGATTTCGCGGTTCTCATTCAAGATTATTCCGCACAGCTAATCAACAGGTAATGAAGGCATTACGGAATGCCTATCGCGATCGCCGCAAACGTAAAAGAGACTTCCGTCGTCTTTGGATTACTAGAATTAATGCTGCTGCCCGTCAACATGGCATAAGTTACAGTCAACTAACAGGCAACCTGAAAAAAGCAAATGTTGGTTTGAATCGCAAAATGCTAGCGCAATTAGCGATGGTCGATCCTCAAGCTTTTAGTAAAGTAGTAGACGTAGCCAAACAGGCATAA
- a CDS encoding TPR repeat-containing protein has product MSETLPLAYISALLVILLFAAIFILIEVFKTRRQENLFSRLQKKLKQEKGTAKEYYQLGSLYLDKKLFVQSVNIFQKALKAQEDLEPENQALILNAMGYAYFAQEQYDTAIRQYKEALKLYPDYVTALNNLGNVYEKKQMIVKALESYEEALKHEPNNSVAKRRSESLKKRLVSPDKK; this is encoded by the coding sequence ATGTCTGAAACATTGCCACTTGCATATATTTCTGCTTTACTTGTTATTTTGCTTTTTGCTGCTATTTTTATCTTGATAGAAGTGTTTAAAACTCGTCGTCAAGAAAATCTTTTTTCCCGTTTACAAAAGAAGTTAAAACAAGAAAAAGGAACAGCAAAAGAATATTATCAGTTAGGCAGTCTTTATCTAGATAAAAAACTCTTTGTTCAATCAGTTAATATTTTTCAAAAAGCTTTAAAAGCTCAAGAAGATCTTGAACCAGAAAATCAAGCATTAATTCTTAATGCCATGGGTTATGCTTACTTTGCTCAAGAGCAATATGACACTGCAATTCGTCAATATAAAGAGGCTTTAAAACTTTATCCTGATTATGTTACTGCTTTAAATAATTTGGGTAATGTTTATGAAAAAAAACAAATGATAGTTAAAGCTTTAGAAAGCTATGAAGAAGCCTTAAAACATGAGCCTAATAACTCTGTTGCTAAACGTCGCTCGGAATCTTTGAAAAAACGATTAGTTAGTCCTGATAAAAAATAG
- a CDS encoding RNA-binding protein: MSIYIGNLSYQVTQEDLSEVFAEYGKVKKVYLPTDRETGKMRGFGFVEMETEAAETAAIEALDGAEWMGRELKVNKARNRENNKNQGGGGNRRGGGNWGNKYNRSY, translated from the coding sequence ATGTCCATTTATATAGGTAATTTATCTTATCAAGTTACCCAAGAAGATTTAAGTGAAGTTTTTGCCGAATATGGCAAGGTAAAAAAAGTTTATTTACCAACTGACCGGGAAACTGGTAAGATGCGTGGTTTTGGTTTTGTAGAAATGGAAACAGAAGCTGCTGAAACCGCTGCTATTGAAGCTCTTGACGGAGCAGAATGGATGGGGAGAGAATTAAAAGTTAATAAAGCTCGAAACCGCGAAAATAATAAAAATCAAGGTGGTGGTGGTAATCGCAGAGGTGGCGGTAATTGGGGCAATAAATACAATCGTAGTTATTAA
- the cupS gene encoding NDH-1S subunit, CO2 uptake small protein, with protein sequence MPDIVDIAVNTEGFSTLVTAVKEANLVEALKSPGPFTVFAPTDDAFAKLPPGTIQTLVQNTPQLARILTYHVVPGKLMKADLEKVNSVTSLEGSPISIDCSDAFEVKNATVIAADIEADNGVIHVIDNVILMG encoded by the coding sequence ATGCCTGATATTGTTGATATTGCTGTTAATACAGAAGGATTTAGCACTTTAGTAACTGCGGTCAAAGAAGCTAATTTAGTTGAAGCTTTAAAAAGTCCTGGACCCTTTACTGTCTTTGCGCCTACTGATGATGCTTTTGCTAAACTACCTCCAGGAACAATTCAAACTTTGGTGCAAAATACTCCTCAGTTAGCTCGAATTTTAACTTATCATGTTGTGCCTGGAAAATTAATGAAAGCAGATTTAGAAAAAGTTAATTCTGTCACTTCTTTAGAAGGTTCACCAATTTCAATTGATTGTTCTGATGCTTTTGAAGTAAAGAATGCTACGGTAATTGCAGCAGATATTGAAGCAGATAACGGAGTAATTCACGTTATTGATAATGTTATTTTGATGGGATAA